CGCGTTCGCGATCATCGCCAGCATGTTCGTGCTGATCGTGACCTTCATCGTGATGCAATGGCGCGAGGACCGGATCGCGGCGCTGCTGTTCGTGCCCTATGCCTGTTGGGTCGCGTTCGCGTCGGCGCTGAATTTTGCGGTGAACGTGCTGAATTGAGATGAGGCGGCTGATGGGGAGAAGCTGTCAACAATCGGGTGTGCTGCCGCCGCGTCCTCCGCTGTCGTCCCTGCGAACGCAGGGACCCATACCGCGGACGGCCGATTGTCGGAAAAGACTCCGAGTTGCCTTTCGTGCTCAACAATCAGGGCCGGTGGTTATGGGTCCCTGCGTTCGCAGGGACGACAGTCGGGGGTGGGGCGGGCAGCGCGGCAGACTGACGCTTGATGGTCGAGGCGTTCACCCATGAATCTCAAGCAGCTCGAATATTTCGTGCAGGTCGCCGAGCTCGGCTCGTTCAGCAAGGCCGCGTCCGTGCTCGACGTGGCGCAGCCGGCGCTGTCGCGGCAGGTGCGGGCGCTGGAATCGGAGTTGAAGCAGCAGCTGTTCGCGCGCAACGGGCGGGGCGTGGCGCTGACTGAGGCCGGCAAGCGGCTGCTCGACCACAGCGTCGGCGTGCTGCAGCTGGTGGCGCATGCGCGCGAAGATCTCGGCGCCAGCCGCGATGCGCCGGTCGGCCGCGTCACCATCGGCCTGCCACCGAGCATCGCGCGGCAATTGACGCTGCCGCTGATCGATCGCTTCCGCAAGGAGTATCCGGCGGCGCGACTGGCCGTCGTCGAGGGGCTGTCGACGCATGTGGTGGAGTGGGTCACCACCGGACGCATCGACGTCGGCATGGTCTACAATCCCGAGGCCCAGGCCGGCATCGAGATCACGCCGGTGCTGCAGGAGCCGCTGGCGCTGGTGAGCCATGCGCCCAAGGGCAAGCGCCGCGTCACCGCGCCGCTGCCGATGGCCGAGCTGTCGCGCTACAGCCTGATCATGCCGGAGCGGGTGCACGCGATGCGGCGCCTGCTGGAGACGCAGGCGGCGCTCGCCGGGATCAAGCTCGACATCGCCTGGGAGGTGTCGAGCGTGCCCTCGATCATCGATCTCGTCTGCGCCGGCTACGGCCACGCCGTGCTGACCCCGAGTGGCGTCGCCGCCTCGGGC
This region of Bradyrhizobium sp. SZCCHNS1050 genomic DNA includes:
- a CDS encoding LysR substrate-binding domain-containing protein — its product is MNLKQLEYFVQVAELGSFSKAASVLDVAQPALSRQVRALESELKQQLFARNGRGVALTEAGKRLLDHSVGVLQLVAHAREDLGASRDAPVGRVTIGLPPSIARQLTLPLIDRFRKEYPAARLAVVEGLSTHVVEWVTTGRIDVGMVYNPEAQAGIEITPVLQEPLALVSHAPKGKRRVTAPLPMAELSRYSLIMPERVHAMRRLLETQAALAGIKLDIAWEVSSVPSIIDLVCAGYGHAVLTPSGVAASGRASELAIRPLTEPAPTSVLCFVTSAHKRPTPLAQQTIKLATALIRKLPR